In Drosophila bipectinata strain 14024-0381.07 chromosome 2R, DbipHiC1v2, whole genome shotgun sequence, one genomic interval encodes:
- the LOC108133194 gene encoding RNA/RNP complex-1-interacting phosphatase isoform X2, with product MKTIPDRWLEYSPIGERVPGTRFIAFKVPLREHVSAKVSQEKLRLAPESLMEAVPDLGLIIDLTNTSRYYNPESFTSNDVEHKKLMIPGKETPSKDLAEKFCRLVANFLEDNADNDKLIGVHCTHGVNRTGYLICYFMITKMNKSPSESIETFAAARGHEIERQNYMSSLRKLSGKEPKKDRSTSKETSVESDYIDDHYDNGHKSHHSRYESNDRSHYQNRNYQNYQNYQRGRVYNQRYNSSNGWSDN from the exons ATGAAGACGATACCCGACCG ATGGCTGGAATATAGTCCGATCGGAGAACGTGTTCCGGGGACTCGATTCATAGCCTTCAAGGTGCCGCTACGTGAG CATGTCAGCGCCAAAGTCAGCCAGGAGAAGCTGCGCCTGGCGCCCGAGTCGCTTATGGAGGCTGTTCCCGACCTGGGACTCATCATCGATCTGACCAACACGAGTCGTTACTATAACCCGGAATCGTTCACCTCCAACGATGTGGAGCATAAAAAGCTGATGATTCCTGGCAAGGAAACTCCATCCAAGGACTTGGCAGAAAA ATTTTGTCGTCTTGTGGCCAATTTTCTCGAAGACAATGCGGATAATG ATAAACTGATCGGAGTTCACTGCACCCACGGCGTTAATCGAACTGGATATCTTATTTGCTACTTTATGATCACCAAAATGAACAAATCGCCGTCGGAGTCAATTGAGA CTTTCGCTGCGGCCCGCGGCCACGAGATTGAACGCCAGAACTACATGAGCTCGCTGAGAAAGCTATCGGGCAAGGAGCCCAAAAAGGATCGCTCCACCTCCAAGGAGACCAGTGTGGAGAGCGACTACATCGACGATCATTACGATAACGGCCATAAAAGTCATCATTCGCGCTATGAGTCCAACGACAGGAGTCACTATCAGAATAGGAACTACCAAAACTACCAAAATTACCAAAGGGGCCGAGTCTACAACCAACGATATAATTCAA GCAACGGCTGGAGCGacaattaa
- the LOC108132840 gene encoding uncharacterized protein: MENRPPYELFRKLDLQFQLSDFLLVIDNEMEETKWKHFIDFAFKLGYIKILIHSTLSGRSYDKLLFPNLRLRSTTAKDYAGFRDSFGNLNRYPVRVAAYNNVPRSFIYTNLEGKIIHTGYYMKFALAFLRYRNATFVPVYTGSDSPQNCTLAIKTNKVDMCADALSKNPIYFTVTNELRIAAANVIVPHAKPLLLYRYLTAPFKTSVWLCLAIYVILIAGFMSLIHRARIGRWDFSRQLLEVFNSLLFGAFKLATIFGGERYILFGILFIAGFVYSTEYSGLLKSMMISEVFESEITTFEELAERRIPVLIDPYDRALFERHYMPDILRSVVKTVPSETLVKHRNNLDQNYAYVLFPDRWGMFEYAQHYLRHPKFRRIQIDFCFLFAGFPMRNTWFLKHHLSRSLYNGFESGLLDKMQFDSYREAVSQGYLNYTVTEHLEAKPLGLNHFLTTAIALALGYSLASISFLIELLAWKF; encoded by the coding sequence ATGGAAAACAGACCACCCTACGAACTCTTCCGAAAACTTGATCTACAATTTCAATTGTCGGACTTTCTTCTGGTTATCGACAACGAAATGGAGGAAACTAAATGGAAGCACTTTATAGACTTTGCCTTTAAACTGGGCTACATTAAGATCCTGATTCATTCTACTTTGAGTGGCCGTTCGTACGACAAACTACTGTTTCCCAACCTGAGGCTGAGATCCACCACTGCAAAGGACTATGCAGGCTTTCGCGATTCCTTTGGGAATCTGAATCGCTATCCTGTACGAGTGGCGGCCTACAACAATGTTCCTCGCAGCTTTATTTACACGAACTTGGAGGGTAAAATAATACACACTGGCTATTATATGAAGTTTGCCCTGGCATTCCTCAGATACAGGAATGCCACATTTGTGCCAGTGTACACAGGAAGTGATTCGCCACAGAACTGCACCCTGGCCATTAAAACTAATAAAGTTGACATGTGTGCAGATGCTCTGTCcaaaaatccaatttatttCACGGTCACCAATGAGCTTAGAATTGCAGCAGCGAATGTGATTGTGCCCCACGCCAAGCCCCTTCTACTTTATCGATATTTGACGGCTCCTTTCAAGACCAGTGTTTGGCTTTGTTTGGCGATTTATGTCATCCTGATTGCAGGATTCATGAGCCTGATTCACAGGGCGAGAATCGGAAGATGGGACTTTAGCAGACAACTTCTGGAAGTATTCAACTCCTTGTTGTTTGGGGCCTTCAAGCTGGCGACTATTTTCGGAGGTGAGAGATACATCCTCTTTGGAATTCTGTTCATTGCTGGTTTTGTGTACTCCACTGAGTACTCGGGACTGCTTAAAAGTATGATGATCTCTGAGGTGTTTGAAAGTGAGATAACAACGTTCGAAGAACTGGCGGAAAGACGTATTCCCGTCCTCATTGATCCCTACGATCGGGCCCTGTTCGAAAGGCACTATATGCCGGATATCCTTCGGTCTGTAGTTAAGACTGTTCCATCGGAAACTTTAGTCAAACATCGCAATAATCTGGATCAAAACTACGCCTATGTTCTGTTTCCCGATCGCTGGGGAATGTTTGAATATGCTCAACACTATCTGAGACATCCAAAATTCCGACGGATTCAAATCGATTTCTGCTTTTTGTTTGCCGGGTTTCCCATGAGGAATACTTGGTTCTTGAAACATCATCTAAGCAGATCTCTGTATAATGGTTTCGAGTCAGGACTGTTGGATAAAATGCAATTCGATTCGTACCGGGAGGCTGTGAGTCAAGGATACTTGAACTACACAGTGACGGAGCACCTGGAGGCAAAGCCCTTGGGCTTGAACCACTTTCTAACGACAGCGATTGCCTTGGCTTTGGGCTACAGTCTGGCTTCGATAAGTTTTTTAATTGAGCTTCTGGCTTGGAAATTTTGA
- the wal gene encoding electron transfer flavoprotein subunit alpha, mitochondrial, with product MFASNTRNLMRSSFLQRCKSTLVVAEHNNEALNPITLNTISAAKKIGGDVTVLVAGTKCGPASEAVAKVEGVTKVLVAENAAFKGLTAESVTPLVLAAQSQFKFTHILAGASAFGKNVLPRVAAKLDVSPISEIIDVKSEDTFVRTIYAGNAILTLKSKDAVKVITVRGTNFPPAAATGGSGAVEQAPAGDYASSLSEFVSQELTKSDRPELTGAKVIISGGRGLKSGDNFKLLYDLADKFGAAVGASRAAVDAGFVPNDLQIGQTGKIVAPELYIAVGISGAIQHLAGMKDSKTIVAINKDPEAPIFQVADIGIVADLFKAVPELTGKL from the exons ATGTTCGCCAGCAACACCCGTAACCTAATGCGCAGCAGCTTT CTGCAACGATGCAAGAGCACTCTGGTGGTAGCTGAGCACAACAACGAGGCCCTTAACCCAATCACCCTGAACACCATCTCTGCGGCCAAGAAGATCGGTGGTGACGTCACAGTTCTGGTGGCAGGCACCAAGTGCGGACCC GCCTCGGAAGCTGTGGCCAAGGTTGAGGGAGTGACCAAGGTTCTGGTGGCTGAAAATGCCGCCTTCAAGGGACTGACCGCCGAATCTGTGACCCCTCTGGTCCTGGCAGCCCAATCTCAGTTCAAATTCACCCACATCCTTGCCGGAGCGTCTGCTTTTGGAAAGAATGTGCTGCCCCGTGTTGCTGCTAAACTGGATGTGTCTCCCATTTCCGAGATCATTGATGTCAAGTCGGAGGACACCTTCGTGCGCACTATCTACGCCGGCAATGCCATCCTCACACTGAAGTCCAAAGATGCCGTGAAGGTTATTACAGTGCGAGGCACCAACTTTCCTCCTGCAGCTGCTACAGGCGGAAGTGGAGCTGTGGAGCAGGCTCCCGCTGGAGATTACGCCAGCAGTCTGTCTGAGTTCGTTTCCCAGGAGCTGACCAAGTCCGACCGCCCAGAGCTGACTGGCGCCAAGGTTATCATCTCCGGAGGCAGGGGTCTGAAGTCTGGCGACAACTTCAAGCTGTTGTACGATCTGGCCGATAAGTTTGGAGCTGCTGTGGGAGCCTCCCGCGCTGCCGTCGATGCTGGCTTCGTTCCCAACGACCTGCAGATCGGTCAGACTGGTAAAATTGTTGCCCCTGAACTCTACATCGCTGTTGGTATCTCTGGTGCCATCCAGCATCTGGCAGGCATGAAGGATTCGAAGACCATTGTGGCCATCAACAAGGATCCCGAGGCTCCCATCTTCCAAGTGGCCGACATT
- the pyr gene encoding uncharacterized protein DDB_G0287625, which translates to MLQQFTLPNVRTFSILMIFVVAIAMPTCAAKNGYVLKLQCPSDRALHINAHGKVSAEDMSLAQSFVMNSVSDVFGDVFGDVDFKITIYAPDVDLYLCFHQNKLVGKRNATKDCHFRESMVNGYHQYTHAYNSVLHVGFKRNFKPIGPKDLKKPRVMEKAYWSFYPTEAEHFRNALGLLGRKKHASTSTSTTTTTTTTTTSTTSTTTTTTPPPPSTSGSSSKTTEARATTTTTQQPPVAGTKRARQKPRRPSSINSDSSTNPQTPISPSNRPKSYNKANSNNNSKNKHNNHVEDLQEQQMIIQRNQKNHQRRMRLQRRRQRPQGGAMGVMAQPQPKNLVVRHHHNNATLMERRERRRQERLRHKQQRQLWEQQQRAEGEREREREREEHLPKATSSASSSSSSSSTATQTALTATAASLAPSAFNLVAIMAASRRKRDRRKRATAAAPAAAATRVASAHPHARDADMQLMELPSQRQQQQQQQIPTIPNPNEYSKPYVNSNLNLLKNSNSINVNHAIPALPKNYNYLYSNEHYNLNTKSSTTDSSSLDTSTKFDSPNSHSHSPSHSHSAFNQNIDNNLKQLNDRIDPFVATATATAGSESAGSVATEPTDGVTETVDETVVEENRNHIDANNIIDDIYPTSDEEHEEQILKKLFRGLEKLPLQQQQQQQQQPQQQQQQPNINNLNENINVVNDNQNHNDNGLLTNNNHNSNYNEQFANDDETIRIQNNKYETHIVQYKHAVFIQIRWIGSSGHPETSM; encoded by the exons AT GTTACAACAGTTCACGCTGCCCAATGTCAGGACTTTTTCTATACTGATG ATATTTGTGGTTGCTATTGCGATGCCAACATGCGCCGCGAAAAATGgctatgttttaaaattacaatGTCCCAGCGACCGGGCGCTGCACATCAATGCGCACGGCAAAGTGAGCGCCGAGGATATGTCCCTGGCAC agTCTTTCGTGATGAACAGTGTGAGCGATGTGTTTGGCGATGTGTTTGGAGATGTGGATTTCAAAATCACCATCTATGCGCCGGACGTCGACTTGTATCTGTGCTTCCATCAAAACAAACTTGTTGGAAAG AGAAACGCCACAAAGGACTGCCACTTTAGAGAGTCAATGGTTAATGGGTATCACCAGTACACCCATGCCTACAACTCAGTGCTCCATGTTGGCTTTAAGCGCAACTTTAAGCCAATTGGCCCCAAGGACTTGAAGAAGCCGAGAGTGATGGAGAAGGCCTACTGGTCCTTCTACCCCACGGAGGCTGAGCATTTCCGAAATGCTCTGGGTTTGTTGGGTCGCAAAAAGCAtgccagcaccagcaccagcaccaccactaCTACTACTACCACAACTACATCAAccacatcaacaacaacaacaacgacaccaccaccacccagtACTAGCGGAAGTAGCTCAAAAACCACTGAGGCAAGAGCCACCACAACCACAACACAACAACCACCAGTGGCGGGCACAAAACGCGCGCGACAGAAACCGCGTCGCCCATCAAGTATTAATAGCGATAGTTCTACAAACCCCCAGACCCCCATCAGCCCCAGCAATAGACCTAAGTCCTACAACAAAgccaatagcaacaacaacagtaaaaacaaacacaacaaCCACGTGGAGGATCTGCAGGAGCAGCAGATGATCATCCAGCGGAACCAGAAGAACCATCAGCGCCGAATGCGCCTGCAACGCCGGCGCCAGCGGCCGCAGGGAGGTGCCATGGGTGTGATGGCGCAGCCGCAGCCGAAGAACCTGGTGGTGCGCCACCACCACAACAATGCCACGCTGATGGAGCGCCGCGAGCGCCGTCGCCAGGAGCGGCTGAGGCACAAGCAGCAGCGCCAGCTgtgggagcagcagcagcgagcAGAGGGTGAGCGCGAGAGGGAGCGGGAACGAGAGGAGCACCTGCCCAAGGCCACGTCCTCGGCCTCGTCCAGTTCCTCCTCATCGTCGACAGCCACGCAAACGGCCCTgaccgccaccgccgcctcaCTGGCGCCCAGTGCTTTCAACTTGGTGGCCATCATGGCCGCCAGTCGCCGGAAGCGGGACAGGCGAAAACGCGCCACAGCCGCTGCCCCCGCCGCCGCAGCCACCAGGGTGGCAAGTGCCCATCCCCATGCCCGTGATGCTGACATGCAACTGATGGAGCTACCCTCGCAGcgtcagcagcaacagcagcagcagatccCCACTATCCCCAACCCGAACGAATACTCAAAACCCTATGTTAATAGTAACTTAAACTTACTAAAAAATAGTAATAGCATTAATGTTAATCATGCAATACCTGCCTTGCCAAAAAACTACAACTACTTGTACAGTAACGAGCATTATAATTTGAATACTAAAAGTAGCACGACTGATTCTAGTAGTTTAGACACTAGCACTAAGTTCGATAGTCCAAatagccatagccatagcccTAGCCATAGCCACAGCGCGTTCAATCAGAATATTGACAATAATCTTAAGCAATTAAACGATCGAATTGACCCTTTtgttgcaacagcaacagcaacggccGGAAGTGAAAGTGCAGGTTCTGTTGCGACAGAGCCCACTGATGGAGTGACAGAAACAGTAGACGAGACTGTTGTGGAGGAGAATCGCAATCATATTGATGCTAATAATATAATCGACGATATCTATCCGACGAGCGACGAGGAGCACGAAGAGCAGATTCTAAAGAAACTTTTTCGTGGCCTAGAGAAGCTGCcactgcaacagcagcagcagcagcaacagcaaccgcagcagcaacagcaacaacctaatattaataatttaaatgaaaatattaatgtTGTTAACGATAATCAGAATCATAATGATAATGGGCTGCTGACCAATAATAACCATAATAGTAATTACAATGAGCAATTTGCGAATGACGATGAAACGATACgaattcaaaataataaatatgaaaCACATATAGTACAATACAAACATGCGGTATTTATTCAGATAAGATGGATTGG ATCATCTGGCCATCCGGAAACATCAATGtga
- the LOC108133194 gene encoding RNA/RNP complex-1-interacting phosphatase homolog isoform X1 has translation MKTIPDRWLEYSPIGERVPGTRFIAFKVPLREHVSAKVSQEKLRLAPESLMEAVPDLGLIIDLTNTSRYYNPESFTSNDVEHKKLMIPGKETPSKDLAEKFCRLVANFLEDNADNDKLIGVHCTHGVNRTGYLICYFMITKMNKSPSESIETFAAARGHEIERQNYMSSLRKLSGKEPKKDRSTSKETSVESDYIDDHYDNGHKSHHSRYESNDRSHYQNRNYQNYQNYQRGRVYNQRYNSRGNYYNGSYQNNWRGRRGYPSNGDNQNRYYPRDNHYYNNNYNNRYVGNNRDYNSGGDWRNSRRTPYHKPYYQNNGWSQQKNWRQDRDDRQQYHRSSNSSNQRSWRDYSRDYSKRDRDHYDRDDSKRSYREKSYYKEDSD, from the exons ATGAAGACGATACCCGACCG ATGGCTGGAATATAGTCCGATCGGAGAACGTGTTCCGGGGACTCGATTCATAGCCTTCAAGGTGCCGCTACGTGAG CATGTCAGCGCCAAAGTCAGCCAGGAGAAGCTGCGCCTGGCGCCCGAGTCGCTTATGGAGGCTGTTCCCGACCTGGGACTCATCATCGATCTGACCAACACGAGTCGTTACTATAACCCGGAATCGTTCACCTCCAACGATGTGGAGCATAAAAAGCTGATGATTCCTGGCAAGGAAACTCCATCCAAGGACTTGGCAGAAAA ATTTTGTCGTCTTGTGGCCAATTTTCTCGAAGACAATGCGGATAATG ATAAACTGATCGGAGTTCACTGCACCCACGGCGTTAATCGAACTGGATATCTTATTTGCTACTTTATGATCACCAAAATGAACAAATCGCCGTCGGAGTCAATTGAGA CTTTCGCTGCGGCCCGCGGCCACGAGATTGAACGCCAGAACTACATGAGCTCGCTGAGAAAGCTATCGGGCAAGGAGCCCAAAAAGGATCGCTCCACCTCCAAGGAGACCAGTGTGGAGAGCGACTACATCGACGATCATTACGATAACGGCCATAAAAGTCATCATTCGCGCTATGAGTCCAACGACAGGAGTCACTATCAGAATAGGAACTACCAAAACTACCAAAATTACCAAAGGGGCCGAGTCTACAACCAACGATATAATTCAA GAGGTAACTACTACAATGGTTCTTACCAGAATAACTGGCGGGGCAGAAGAGGATATCCTTCTAATGGGGACAACCAAAATCGCTATTATCCAAGAGACAACCactattataataataattataataatcgCTACGTGGGTAACAACAGGGATTACAACAGTGGGGGGGATTGGCGAAACTCTAGGAGGACTCCGTATCACAAACCTTATTACCAAAACAATGGCTGGTCTCAGCAGAAGAACTGGCGACAGGATCGCGACGATCGCCAGCAATATCATCGATCCAGCAATAGCTCCAACCAACGCTCCTGGAGGGACTATAGTCGCGATTATTCCAAACGGGATCGCGATCACTATGATCGGGATGATTCCAAAAGAAGCTACCGAGAGAAGAGCTACTACAAGGAAGATAGTGACtag
- the LOC108132841 gene encoding uncharacterized protein, translating into MLLFKPNKLLLHLLFVTIYFMKAHSLTNVLQELNKILLITTNILFCNQSDRLVSFESKYLHQMQSISLLIYTKIFNATELQYNLGAENKLFIVLSNDRPPYEFFRELDLQFQLAEFVIVLENPGDLEMEYQWLDFVMHLFHEGYVHILFYNLHNDKLYHKILFPNVLIEETTIVHYLSVRGSFHNLHGYPVRVAVYNNTPRALIYNDKWGKRVYAGFYLRFVRAFLDRKNGTFLPVHTPNDSPRNCTLFLLNETVDLCTDALAANPAAFTLTHGFRIASANVLVTHAKPLHSYRYLTAPFQWSVWLCLGSYVILVVSFLSFIHWMRRRKWDFSKHLLEVFSSLLFSGFQLKEIHGRERYILFGVLFIAGFVYSTEYLGLLKSMLISEVFEKQIDSFESLAASNITLLVDTYDRTLFARYNMPEILWSVMETVPSENLLKHRNSFDQDYAYVLFSDRMALYDYAQQFLRHPKLLRIPIDFAFLYTGIPMRKRWFLKYHLSRAWYWSFESGLTRKLALDADFEAVRVGYVDFLVTEHMEAMPLGLDYFVMPAIALALGYFMALLSFVIELTARRMSGFLAFRRRIQQLRWRRKTSAGCLGGGDVDVEVD; encoded by the coding sequence ATGCTTCTCTTCAAACCTAACAAACTCTTACTGCATCTTCTATTTGTTACTATTTACTTTATGAAAGCTCATAGTCTAACCAATGTCCTTCAAGAACTCAACAAAATCCTGCTTATTACCACGAATATTTTATTCTGCAATCAATCTGACAGACTTGTATCTTTCGAATCAAAATATCTTCATCAAATGCAATCTATTTCACTACTGATCTATACTAAAATCTTTAATGCCACAGAGTTGCAATATAATTTGGGAGCtgaaaataaactatttattgttttaagtaACGATAGACCGCCCTACGAGTTCTTTCGGGAACTGGATCTGCAATTCCAACTGGCGGAATTCGTAATAGTTCTTGAGAATCCCGGGGATCTGGAGATGGAATACCAGTGGTTGGACTTTGTAATGCACCTCTTTCATGAGGGCTATGTCCACATACTATTCTATAATCTACACAACGATAAACTTTatcacaaaatattatttcctaATGTTCTTATAGAAGAAACTACCATAGTACACTATCTCTCCGTGCGAGGATCATTCCACAACCTTCACGGATATCCTGTGCGAGTGGCTGTCTACAATAACACACCTCGAGCTTTGATCTACAATGACAAGTGGGGAAAGAGGGTATACGCCGGATTTTATCTGCGGTTTGTCCGAGCCTTTCTGGACAGGAAAAATGGTACTTTCCTGCCAGTTCACACCCCCAACGACTCACCTCGAAACTGTACGTTGTTTTTGCTAAACGAAACAGTAGATCTGTGTACCGATGCCCTGGCCGCCAATCCTGCGGCCTTTACTTTGACTCACGGATTCAGGATCGCCTCAGCCAACGTCCTGGTAACCCATGCCAAGCCCCTGCACTCGTATCGATATCTAACGGCCCCCTTCCAGTGGAGTGTGTGGCTTTGTTTGGGCTCGTATGTGATTCTGGTGGTGAGCTTTCTCAGTTTCATCCACTGGATGCGAAGACGGAAGTGGGACTTTAGCAAGCACCTACTCGAGGTCTTCAGTTCACTCTTGTTCAGTGGCTTCCAACTGAAGGAAATCCATGGCCGGGAGCGATATATACTCTTTGGTGTACTCTTCATAGCTGGATTCGTATACTCCACGGAATACTTGGGATTGCTCAAAAGTATGCTGATCTCTGAGGTTTTCGAGAAGCAGATCGACAGCTTTGAGTCCTTGGCCGCCAGCAACATAACCCTCTTGGTGGATACATACGACAGGACACTGTTTGCCAGGTACAACATGCCGGAAATCCTGTGGTCCGTAATGGAAACAGTCCCCTCTGAAAACCTTCTAAAGCATCGGAACTCCTTCGATCAGGACTATGCCTATGTACTCTTCTCGGATCGGATGGCGCTGTACGATTATGCTCAGCAGTTTCTGCGCCATCCAAAGCTTCTTCGGATTCCCATCGATTTTGCCTTTCTCTACACTGGGATTCCCATGCGGAAGCGCTGGTTCCTTAAATATCACTTAAGTCGCGCCTGGTACTGGTCCTTCGAGAGCGGACTTACCCGGAAGCTGGCCCTGGACGCCGACTTCGAGGCCGTTCGCGTGGGCTACGTGGACTTTCTTGTCACTGAGCACATGGAGGCGATGCCGCTGGGACTCGATTATTTCGTCATGCCGGCAATTGCTCTGGCCCTGGGTTACTTCATGGCCCTCCTCAGTTTTGTCATCGAGTTGACGGCCAGGCGCATGAGCGGATTCCTGGCATTCAGGCGAAGGATTCAGCAGCTCCGATGGAGGAGGAAGACAAGTGCCGGGTGTCTGGGAGGCGGTGATGTTGATGTTGAAGTTGATTGA